The following are encoded together in the Malaya genurostris strain Urasoe2022 chromosome 3, Malgen_1.1, whole genome shotgun sequence genome:
- the LOC131438501 gene encoding LOW QUALITY PROTEIN: uncharacterized protein LOC131438501 (The sequence of the model RefSeq protein was modified relative to this genomic sequence to represent the inferred CDS: substituted 25 bases at 25 genomic stop codons), producing the protein MTNDKXQMTNDKXQMTNDKXQMTNDKXQMTNDKXQMTNDKXQMTNDKXQMTNDKXQMTNDKXQMTNDKXQMTNDKXQMTNDKXQMTNDKXQMTNDKXQMTNDKXQMTNDKXQMTNDKXQMTNDKXQMTNDKXQMTNDKXQMTNDKXQMTNDKXQMTNDKXQMTNDKXQMTNDKXQMTNDK; encoded by the coding sequence atgacaaatgacaaatgacaaatgacaaatgacaaatgacaaatgacaaatgacaaatgacaaatgacaaatgacaaatgacaaatgacaaatgacaaatgacaaatgacaaatgacaaatgacaaatgacaaatgacaaatgacaaatgacaaatgacaaatgacaaatgacaaatgacaaatgacaaatgacaaatgacaaatgacaaatgacaaatgacaaatgacaaatgacaaatgacaaatgacaaatgacaaatgacaaatgacaaatgacaaatgacaaatgacaaatgacaaatgacaaatgacaaatgacaaatgacaaatgacaaatgacaaatgacaaatgacaaatgacaaatgacaaatgacaaatgacaaatgacaaatgacaaatgacaaatgacaaatgacaaatgacaaatgacaaatgacaaatgacaaatgacaaatgacaaatgacaaatgacaaatgacaaatgacaaatgacaaatgacaaatgacaaatgacaaatgacaaatgacaaatgacaaatga